Below is a genomic region from Candidatus Ozemobacteraceae bacterium.
CGTGTCCACTTTTTCAAGTTGTCGTGAAAAGTACGCAAGATTCGGATGAACCATAATACCTTCCCGTCGGTTTCCTCGCTCAATCCCGTCGATGGGAAGATGAATGTAAATACCAACGCAAACCTCGTTCTGACGATGAGCGAAAATGTCGTTGCAGGGACAGGCGTCATCGAAATCTGGAGAACATCTGGGTTTGGCTCTCCGGTCATTTTTGAATCGTTCACGTTGCCATCGCCGAGGGTCACGATTGTCGGCAATACGGTGACGATCAATCCGACGAACAATCTTGGTGTTAATCGAGACTATGCTGTGCTGATCGATGGCAACTGCCTGCGGGATACAGCAGGAAATTATTTTGCTGGTTATCTCACCACAACCGATTGGAATTTTGGAACGTATTGAATAATTCAAAATGTATCAACGCTTTTGTTCGATGCGTGACGGAAATGTCGAATGCTGAGAAAGGCACCGATATTGAATTGGCATCCGGCAGTCCTGGTGGTCTTTTCCCCCCTCCTCATCGTCTGCACCCAGAAATGTCTGACGCGGCGAAATCCCGTTGGCGTACGGGTTTCTGTTACCCCCGGTGGCAGGGAGTATAATCAGAAGCAATGGACACGAAATTCGGCTTTTGAGGACGCAGACCATGAAACGGAGAAGCTCGATCATCCGCTGGAGTGCCGCCATGTTCTTGCTTGTTGCATCGACCATCGCAACGGTGGCTGTTTCATCGGCGGAGGATCTGCGCGTGGCGAAGCCCGGCGAGGAGTTTCTGATCATCGGGCACATGGGGGCGCCGCTGAATGCCGTCGAGAACACGATCGACGGGTTCAAAAGGGCGGTCGAACTCGGCGCGAACGCGATCGAGACGGATCTTTCCCTGACGAAGGACGGCGAGGTCGTGTTGTGGCACGACTGGAGCCCGAACTCGACGGTTGCCCTGTTCAGACAGGCAGGTAAGCAGGGGTTGTATGCACGGCCCTTCAACCCGAATCTTCGAAACGCGATGCGAAAGCCGGTTCCCGAACTGACGCTTGCGGAGCTACGCGCGAACTATGGCTACACGCTGCGGACCAACAAGCTCGGAACGAAAGACAAGCTTTCGGCGCGCATTCCGACGATCGAGGAACTCTGTGCCTGGGTGGCCGGCGAAGACCGGATCAAGCGTGTCTTCTTCGACATCAAGATTCCCGAAGGGAAGGTGCAGTTCGTGAAGCCGCTCGTCGAACGTGTTGCAAAGGCCGTTCGCGAGCGTGGCCTCGAGGGGCGCGTCGTTCTCATGTCGCCGTATCACGATATTCTTTCCGCGATGATCGCCATCGAGAGCGATCTGACGATCCTTCACGACCAGGAACTGCCGGCGGTTCTGATTCTCAATTCGAAGAAGTTCTCGACCGTCGCTGGGGCCATCGATCTGAAGCTGGGCTGGGGGGCCATCGGGCGGCCGGTCGCGACGATCAACGGGTATTCCATCTTCAAAAAAATCATTAAATATGATAGGAAGCTGGCGCGCATCCACAATTTCAACAAGGTCGAGCCGCCGGTCGAGGGCGTCATCGCCTGGACGCTCGACAAACCTGAGGAGATGCGCGACATCATCAAGCTCGGCGTGCACGGCATCATGACGAACCGCCCCGACCTTCTCCGCGACATCGTCGCCTCCTGGAAGGATTGACGCAGTCAACCTCCCGGAAAACAACGCACCACTGAGACGCTGAGACACAGAGTTCTAAAAAAATTTCACTCTCTGTGTCTCTGTGACTCTGTGGTGCGATGTCTTTTTCGACATATCAGGCACGACGGGGCGGGTTTGAAACCCGCCCCTACGGATAATTGGGAATATATATCACAGGGCGGCGGGGAGGGACGGTGGGGTGTCGGCGGGCTTTTCGGCGACGACGGCGAAGGTGCGGACCGGCTCGGAGATGCCCTTGATGGGGACGGGCTCGAGTTCGCGGGTTTCGAAGGCGGCGTGCACCTCGTTCCAGGTCGATTCGCTGATGACGATGCGGTTTTCGTCGCGGGCGAGCGAGCAGAGTCGGCTCGCGAGGTTCACCGGCGAGCCGATGACGG
It encodes:
- a CDS encoding Ig-like domain-containing protein, translated to MNHNTFPSVSSLNPVDGKMNVNTNANLVLTMSENVVAGTGVIEIWRTSGFGSPVIFESFTLPSPRVTIVGNTVTINPTNNLGVNRDYAVLIDGNCLRDTAGNYFAGYLTTTDWNFGTY
- a CDS encoding glycerophosphodiester phosphodiesterase family protein, with amino-acid sequence MKRRSSIIRWSAAMFLLVASTIATVAVSSAEDLRVAKPGEEFLIIGHMGAPLNAVENTIDGFKRAVELGANAIETDLSLTKDGEVVLWHDWSPNSTVALFRQAGKQGLYARPFNPNLRNAMRKPVPELTLAELRANYGYTLRTNKLGTKDKLSARIPTIEELCAWVAGEDRIKRVFFDIKIPEGKVQFVKPLVERVAKAVRERGLEGRVVLMSPYHDILSAMIAIESDLTILHDQELPAVLILNSKKFSTVAGAIDLKLGWGAIGRPVATINGYSIFKKIIKYDRKLARIHNFNKVEPPVEGVIAWTLDKPEEMRDIIKLGVHGIMTNRPDLLRDIVASWKD